In Buchnera aphidicola (Aphis nasturtii), the genomic stretch AAGTTGAAACAATTTCATCTTTTTGAAAAAAAGAAATACCATTTTGTGCCACAAAAATTCCATTTTTTTTAAGAATTTTTTTACAATATAAATAAAACTCTGAAATAAATAAATTTTTCCCAGGTCCAATTGGATCTGTGGAATCAGATATAATTAAGTCAAATTTATTAGTAGTTTTTTTGACAAAATGCAATCCATCATCAATGATGAGCTTTAAACGAGGGTCTTCATATGCATTATTACTATGTTTAGGGAAGTATTTTTTACATAAATTAATAATATTAATATCAATTTCTACCATCGTAATATTATTAATATTTTTATGCCTACATAGTTCTCGTAATATACCTCCATCACCTCCACCTATTATTAATACATCTTTTATGTCTCCATGAGAAAATATAGGTATATGACTTAACATTTCATGATATATGAA encodes the following:
- the speE gene encoding polyamine aminopropyltransferase; amino-acid sequence: MINNKIWHEKLHCHLGQYFLIDKMLYQEKNKHHDIKIFNNSVMGKMMTIDDIVQTTEKDEFIYHEMLSHIPIFSHGDIKDVLIIGGGDGGILRELCRHKNINNITMVEIDINIINLCKKYFPKHSNNAYEDPRLKLIIDDGLHFVKKTTNKFDLIISDSTDPIGPGKNLFISEFYLYCKKILKKNGIFVAQNGISFFQKDEIVSTYKNLKKYFYDTSFYQAAIPSYYGGTMMFAWGSDNIKLRLTHIEQLKSRIKKTKLIFNYYNPQTHISSFALPQYIINMLNES